GTTCTTCGGGAGCGCGTCGAACGAGCTGCACTCGGAGATGTCCTCCTGCCAGCCGTCGAAGTACTCGTACACCGGGCGGGCGTGGTGGAACTCCGACTGCGTCATCGGCATCTCGTCGTGCCGGACGCCGTCGATGTCGTAGCCCACGCACACCGGGACCCGGTCCCAGGCGCCGAGCACGTCGAGCTTGGTGAGGAAGAACTCGGTGAGGCCGTTGACCCGCGCGGCGTAGCGGGCGATCACCGCGTCGTACCAGCCGCAGCGCCGCGACCGGCCGGTCGTCACGCCGAACTCCCCACCGACGCTCCGCAGCCGCTCGCCGTCGTCGTCGAGCAGCTCGGTCGGGAACGGCCCCGAGCCGACCCGGGTCGTGTAGGCCTTGAGGATGCCGACGACCCGGGTGATCTTCGTCGGGCCGATGCCGGACCCCGAGCACGCGCCGCCGGCCGTCGGGTTGGACGAGGTGACGAACGGATAGCTGCCGTGGTCGACGTCGAGGAGCGTCCCCTGCGAACCCTCGAGCAGGACCACCCGGCCCTCGTCGAGGGCTCGGTTGAGCAGCAGCCCGGTGTCGGTCACGTGCCGGGCGAGCCGCTCGCCGTAGCCGACG
This sequence is a window from Mycobacteriales bacterium. Protein-coding genes within it:
- a CDS encoding adenylosuccinate synthase; its protein translation is MPAVVLVGAQWGDEGKGKATDLLGVGVKRSGAEAARPKVEYVVRYQGGNNAGHTVVTPDGISFALHLIPSGVLAPEVTPVIGNGVVVDPGVLIEEMQGLEERGVSCERLRISADAHLIMPHHRALDRVTERYLGAAKIGTTGRGIGPAYGDKVGRMGVRLQDLFDPGILRQKLELVLREKNQLLSKVYNRRAIDVGAVLEEYVGYGERLARHVTDTGLLLNRALDEGRVVLLEGSQGTLLDVDHGSYPFVTSSNPTAGGACSGSGIGPTKITRVVGILKAYTTRVGSGPFPTELLDDDGERLRSVGGEFGVTTGRSRRCGWYDAVIARYAARVNGLTEFFLTKLDVLGAWDRVPVCVGYDIDGVRHDEMPMTQSEFHHARPVYEYFDGWQEDISECSSFDALPKN